A region from the Candidatus Electrothrix scaldis genome encodes:
- a CDS encoding carboxypeptidase-like regulatory domain-containing protein, which produces METVNSLLKTWATEVLDSNVQVNNQFIPEPDIPSVVFFLHDLLPVAPSYRNKKAPLQLTLRYLVSTSAKDINVAHNILQKLAFAAMQHSEIELELSPTDPQVWLSLGVSARPGFWLSIIYSKDRDVHPMPLVTEAPELHLTPTIKFYGGVFSSEHLPLVGARVDLPNLNLSATTDSKGCFCFSAVPPQPTTQDVVVNYKKYLHRTSVSITHVPVEIFINKKEF; this is translated from the coding sequence ATGGAGACCGTTAACTCACTTTTGAAAACATGGGCAACAGAGGTACTTGACTCAAATGTTCAGGTGAATAACCAGTTTATCCCGGAACCGGATATTCCTTCTGTTGTTTTTTTCCTGCACGATTTATTACCGGTTGCCCCGAGCTACAGGAATAAAAAAGCACCGTTACAGCTGACATTACGTTATTTGGTTTCCACGTCGGCAAAGGATATAAACGTTGCTCATAATATTCTGCAGAAACTGGCTTTTGCTGCAATGCAACATTCTGAAATAGAACTGGAACTGTCCCCGACAGATCCTCAAGTCTGGCTTTCGCTGGGGGTTTCGGCAAGACCAGGTTTCTGGTTGAGCATTATATATAGCAAGGATCGGGATGTTCATCCCATGCCCTTGGTTACTGAAGCTCCGGAACTGCACCTGACTCCAACCATCAAATTTTACGGAGGAGTTTTTTCCTCCGAGCATCTTCCGTTAGTCGGAGCCAGGGTAGACCTGCCAAACCTCAACTTATCCGCAACAACGGATTCAAAGGGTTGCTTTTGTTTTTCGGCTGTTCCTCCACAGCCAACTACTCAGGATGTCGTGGTGAATTATAAAAAGTATTTACATCGCACCTCGGTGTCCATTACACATGTTCCGGTTGAAATATTCATCAACAAGAAGGAGTTTTGA
- a CDS encoding efflux RND transporter permease subunit, which produces MLDKAGSEVVGGVAVVRYGDNPLAAIERIKEKIREISPGLPSKTLADGTVSKVTIVPFYDRSGLIHETLDTLKTALSEEILITIIVVLVTVMHLRSSVLISSLLPLTVLMAFIGMKVFHVDANVVALSGIAIAIGTIVDMGIIICENILTRMDEAGPEESTLQIIYEASVEVGSAVLTAVSTTIVSFLPVFTMQAAEGKLFRPLAYTKTFALISSVVIALTVLPPLAHILFRRRKEGRASWRIRFALPILLIIAGAVLAWKVHFLGLIVLGFGCYRLILQFLPKKLSPLLTRLENWLVILLVTVLLARSWQPLGIEKGAWANFFFVGLLIGGLLGSFQVFQWLYPHLLRIFLRRKLAFLTLPLLIVIGGAMVWLGVPKLTGWLPDSIRRTKPMMGLAHSFPGLGREFMPALDEGSFLYMPTTMPHAGLTEVQEVLATQDRAETPLDPAPLSMIETIINYHPEYLESPQKVRGSYR; this is translated from the coding sequence GTGCTGGACAAGGCCGGCAGCGAGGTGGTGGGCGGGGTGGCGGTGGTGCGTTACGGCGATAATCCCTTGGCCGCCATTGAACGGATCAAGGAGAAAATCCGGGAGATCTCGCCGGGCCTGCCCAGCAAGACCCTGGCCGACGGCACGGTGAGCAAAGTCACCATTGTCCCTTTTTACGACCGCTCCGGCCTGATTCACGAGACCCTGGACACCCTGAAGACCGCCCTGAGCGAGGAGATCCTGATCACCATAATCGTGGTGCTGGTCACGGTCATGCATCTGCGCAGCTCGGTGCTCATCTCCTCCCTCCTGCCCCTGACCGTGCTCATGGCCTTTATCGGCATGAAGGTCTTTCATGTGGATGCCAACGTGGTGGCCCTGTCCGGCATCGCCATCGCCATCGGTACCATCGTGGACATGGGCATCATCATCTGCGAGAACATCCTCACCCGGATGGACGAGGCCGGGCCGGAGGAATCCACCCTGCAAATCATCTATGAGGCCTCGGTGGAGGTGGGCAGTGCCGTGCTCACTGCGGTATCCACCACCATTGTCAGCTTTCTGCCGGTCTTCACCATGCAGGCCGCCGAAGGCAAGCTCTTCAGGCCCCTGGCCTACACCAAAACCTTTGCTCTGATATCCTCAGTGGTCATCGCCCTGACCGTGTTGCCGCCTCTGGCCCATATCCTCTTCCGACGCAGGAAGGAAGGCAGAGCTTCCTGGCGAATCCGCTTTGCCCTGCCCATCCTGCTGATCATCGCCGGGGCTGTCCTGGCCTGGAAGGTCCATTTCCTCGGTCTGATCGTGCTCGGCTTCGGTTGCTATAGGCTGATCCTTCAGTTCCTGCCCAAGAAGCTCTCGCCCCTCCTCACCCGGCTGGAGAACTGGCTGGTCATCCTGCTGGTCACGGTGCTGCTGGCCCGGAGCTGGCAGCCCCTGGGGATTGAGAAAGGGGCATGGGCCAACTTCTTCTTTGTCGGCCTGCTCATCGGCGGCCTGCTGGGATCGTTCCAGGTCTTCCAGTGGCTCTATCCGCACCTGCTGCGCATCTTCCTGCGCCGAAAACTGGCCTTCCTGACCCTGCCCCTGCTGATCGTGATCGGCGGGGCAATGGTCTGGCTGGGCGTGCCCAAACTCACCGGCTGGCTGCCGGACAGCATCCGCCGCACCAAACCCATGATGGGCCTGGCGCACAGCTTTCCTGGACTGGGCCGGGAATTCATGCCCGCCCTGGATGAGGGATCCTTCCTCTACATGCCCACCACCATGCCCCATGCCGGACTGACCGAGGTGCAGGAGGTGCTGGCGACCCAGGATCGGGCCGAGACCCCGCTGGATCCGGCACCGCTCTCCATGATCGAGACCATCATCAACTACCATCCCGAATATCTAGAGTCTCCTCAAAAAGTCAGAGGCTCGTACAGGTAA
- a CDS encoding efflux RND transporter permease subunit, which translates to MPYLVQGRFERDERGRLIPDENGKPFRLWRPPLDPAINPDREAWAGIQTPDDIWNEIVQAAEIPGVTSAPKLQPIAARIVMLQSGMRAPMGIKVKGPDLATIEQVGLDLERLLKQVPSISPLTVLADRVVGKPYLEIVIDREAISRHGIKLGKVQEVISAAVGGKMITMTVEGRERYPVQVRYQRERRDSVEALSRILVTASTGEHIPLAQLADIRYVRGPQMIKSEDTFLTGYVLFDKKKGFAEVDVVEQARSFLEEKIAGGELRIPPGVSYTFAGNYENQIRAQKRLSVVLPLALLVIMLILYLQFRSPVTTLMVFSGILVAWSGGFLMIWLYSQDWFLDFSLFGTDMRGLFQVHSINLSVAIWVGFLALFGIATDDGVLMATYLDESRAKFTGKSRQEVRDMVLYGARRRIRPALMTSATTILALIPILTSTGRGSDIMVPMAIPSFGGMIIAMLTVFVVPVLYCWVEEGRVR; encoded by the coding sequence ATGCCCTATCTGGTGCAGGGGAGGTTCGAGCGCGATGAACGGGGTAGACTGATCCCGGATGAAAACGGTAAACCCTTCCGACTCTGGCGTCCTCCCCTTGACCCGGCCATCAACCCGGACCGCGAGGCCTGGGCAGGCATTCAAACTCCGGATGATATCTGGAACGAAATCGTTCAGGCAGCCGAAATCCCCGGTGTGACCTCGGCCCCCAAGCTCCAGCCCATTGCGGCCCGCATCGTCATGCTCCAGAGCGGGATGCGCGCGCCTATGGGGATCAAGGTCAAGGGGCCGGATCTGGCCACCATCGAGCAGGTGGGCCTGGACCTGGAACGGCTGCTCAAACAGGTGCCTTCAATTTCCCCGCTGACCGTACTGGCCGACCGGGTGGTGGGCAAGCCCTATCTGGAAATCGTCATCGACCGCGAGGCCATCTCGCGACACGGCATCAAGCTGGGTAAGGTGCAGGAGGTGATTTCGGCAGCCGTGGGCGGCAAGATGATCACCATGACCGTGGAAGGCCGGGAACGCTACCCGGTCCAGGTGCGCTACCAGCGCGAACGGCGGGATTCGGTGGAGGCCCTGAGCCGCATTCTGGTCACCGCCTCCACCGGCGAGCATATCCCCCTGGCCCAGCTGGCCGACATCCGCTATGTGCGCGGCCCGCAGATGATCAAGAGCGAGGACACCTTCCTGACCGGCTATGTCCTGTTTGATAAGAAAAAGGGCTTTGCCGAGGTGGACGTGGTGGAGCAAGCCCGCAGCTTCCTGGAGGAAAAGATCGCCGGCGGCGAACTGCGCATCCCGCCGGGCGTATCCTATACCTTTGCCGGGAATTACGAAAACCAGATCCGGGCCCAGAAGCGACTCTCCGTGGTACTGCCCCTGGCCCTGCTGGTGATCATGCTCATTCTCTATCTTCAGTTCCGCTCTCCGGTCACCACCCTGATGGTTTTCTCCGGCATCCTGGTGGCCTGGTCCGGCGGTTTTCTGATGATCTGGCTCTACAGTCAGGACTGGTTCCTGGATTTTTCCCTGTTCGGCACGGACATGCGCGGGCTTTTTCAGGTCCATAGTATCAACCTCTCCGTGGCCATCTGGGTGGGCTTCCTGGCCCTGTTCGGCATCGCCACCGACGACGGGGTGCTCATGGCCACCTATCTGGATGAGTCCAGGGCCAAGTTCACAGGAAAAAGCCGGCAGGAGGTGCGGGATATGGTCCTGTACGGGGCCCGGCGACGCATCCGCCCGGCCCTGATGACCTCGGCCACCACCATTCTCGCTTTGATCCCGATTTTGACTTCCACCGGACGGGGTTCGGATATTATGGTGCCTATGGCTATTCCCTCCTTCGGCGGGATGATTATTGCGATGCTGACTGTGTTTGTCGTGCCTGTGTTGTATTGTTGGGTTGAGGAGGGGAGGGTGAGATGA
- a CDS encoding PIN domain-containing protein: MMKIYLDNCCIQRPLDDRTQLRIAVEGEIILNILSQIEAGQINLLSSEISLYEAEKISNTFRREFTLKVLSERNGFTLLNDAIEERSRLFTDFGIKPIDALHLAAAEILKADFFCTYDDSSLKKAKRVGDLGVRAVSILELLQEMEK, from the coding sequence ATGATGAAAATATATCTTGATAACTGCTGCATTCAACGACCGCTTGATGACAGGACTCAACTGAGGATTGCGGTGGAGGGTGAAATCATCCTGAACATCCTCTCGCAGATTGAAGCGGGACAGATTAACTTGCTTTCATCCGAAATTTCGCTTTATGAGGCGGAAAAGATCAGCAATACCTTTCGCAGAGAATTCACACTGAAGGTACTGAGCGAACGAAACGGATTCACCCTGCTCAATGATGCGATTGAAGAACGCTCAAGGCTGTTCACCGATTTTGGCATCAAACCGATTGATGCCCTGCATCTTGCAGCGGCGGAAATACTGAAAGCTGACTTCTTCTGCACCTACGATGACAGCTCTCTGAAAAAGGCGAAGAGAGTAGGCGACCTCGGAGTCAGGGCGGTTTCAATCCTTGAACTGTTACAGGAGATGGAGAAATGA
- a CDS encoding Fic family protein codes for MAKTDLTRQQKEVLKILADNPQGVDVRQIIHSLQAPPHKRTVQRWLTALAAEGHISVVGKGRATLYRLPTDQHDKLPPPTDDKAREDYERYIPISKEGREIMAYVRQSRTGRTPAGYERSFLSDYIPGKTNYLDDSLRAHLYHLGETEEQKHPAGTYGRAILSRLLIDLSWASSRLEGNTYSRLDTERLIAQGQYAEGKDAQEAQMILNHKTAIELLIDGADDIGFDTYTFLSLHGLLSENLMPDPESSGRLRWRPVHIGGSVYVPLAMPQLIEECFREIIDKAATIKDPFEQAFFIMVQLPYLQPFEDVNKRVSRLGANISLIKNNLCPLTFLDVPERAYIDAQLGVYEMNRYELLRDLFIWAYERSANEYNAVRKSLADPDPFRLRYRKEMHELIGDIVRNCRPDAEAVISSYADKRLAQADRPAFVEMVKKEISRLHMGIIARYRIRPAEFATWQKSKERLF; via the coding sequence ATGGCAAAAACTGACTTAACCCGGCAACAAAAAGAAGTTCTGAAAATTTTAGCCGACAATCCACAGGGCGTTGATGTCAGGCAAATTATACATAGCTTGCAAGCTCCTCCTCATAAGCGAACAGTTCAACGCTGGCTCACGGCGCTGGCTGCTGAAGGACACATATCCGTTGTCGGTAAGGGCCGAGCAACTCTCTACAGGCTACCGACAGACCAGCATGATAAACTGCCCCCCCCCACAGATGATAAGGCCAGGGAAGATTATGAGCGTTATATTCCCATCTCCAAAGAAGGCCGGGAAATTATGGCCTATGTCCGACAAAGCCGCACAGGCAGAACTCCGGCAGGCTATGAACGGAGCTTTTTGAGCGATTACATTCCTGGCAAAACAAATTATCTGGACGATTCGCTCCGTGCCCACCTCTATCACCTTGGTGAAACAGAAGAACAAAAACATCCTGCGGGCACCTATGGCCGCGCGATTTTAAGCCGATTGCTGATTGACCTGTCCTGGGCTTCCAGTCGTCTGGAGGGGAACACCTACTCCCGGCTCGATACAGAACGCCTCATTGCACAGGGCCAATACGCTGAGGGCAAGGATGCCCAGGAAGCACAAATGATCCTCAACCACAAAACGGCAATCGAACTTCTTATTGATGGTGCTGACGATATTGGCTTTGACACCTATACCTTTCTCAGTCTCCACGGACTGTTGTCAGAAAACCTGATGCCTGACCCAGAAAGCAGTGGACGATTGCGCTGGCGCCCCGTGCATATCGGTGGTTCAGTGTATGTGCCGCTTGCAATGCCGCAACTCATAGAAGAATGTTTCCGGGAGATCATTGATAAGGCAGCGACAATCAAAGATCCTTTTGAGCAGGCATTCTTTATTATGGTGCAACTGCCCTATCTACAGCCTTTTGAGGATGTCAACAAAAGAGTATCCCGACTCGGTGCAAATATCTCGCTCATCAAAAACAACCTTTGTCCACTGACTTTCCTGGATGTACCTGAACGCGCCTATATTGACGCCCAATTGGGAGTTTATGAAATGAATAGATATGAACTGCTGCGTGACCTTTTTATATGGGCCTACGAACGCTCAGCAAATGAGTACAATGCGGTCAGGAAAAGTTTGGCGGATCCAGACCCGTTCAGGCTGCGTTATAGAAAAGAGATGCACGAACTTATAGGTGACATAGTCCGCAATTGTCGCCCGGATGCAGAAGCGGTCATCAGCAGTTACGCTGACAAGCGACTTGCTCAGGCAGACCGGCCAGCCTTTGTGGAAATGGTAAAAAAAGAAATCAGTCGTCTGCATATGGGAATCATTGCCCGTTACCGCATCCGGCCTGCGGAGTTTGCTACCTGGCAGAAGAGTAAAGAAAGATTGTTCTGA
- a CDS encoding type II toxin-antitoxin system VapB family antitoxin, producing MEKCLHKRMPGLKRLRPQGLAAAVSRLRSCKENVMQLNINDMLLKRAQQVSGLQSAQAVIEAALHILIAQRHQGASEAGRLENPLKLLLESDFIGCADSDETRLSQTYKNELTGILEKKYGYR from the coding sequence ATGGAAAAATGCCTGCATAAGAGAATGCCAGGATTGAAGAGATTACGTCCGCAAGGGCTGGCAGCAGCCGTCTCAAGACTGCGTAGCTGCAAGGAGAATGTCATGCAATTGAATATAAATGATATGCTTTTGAAAAGAGCGCAACAAGTCAGTGGTCTGCAATCTGCTCAGGCCGTCATTGAAGCTGCGCTGCACATTTTGATTGCTCAACGACATCAAGGTGCATCCGAAGCCGGAAGGCTGGAAAATCCTCTGAAACTGTTGCTTGAATCGGACTTTATCGGCTGTGCCGACAGTGACGAAACCCGCCTTTCACAAACCTATAAAAACGAGCTGACCGGAATTTTAGAAAAAAAATATGGTTATCGCTGA
- a CDS encoding PIN domain-containing protein, with amino-acid sequence MVIADTGLWVALAYPKDKHHELAKQRLAELSAQNERMITTCAVMTETCHLLLARAGISAQQKFIEKYRQGVFSVFELNTEHSERIAELMQKYADLPMDLADASLVVLAEYLGHGRILSTDQRDFHTYHLNPGHLRICC; translated from the coding sequence ATGGTTATCGCTGATACCGGTTTATGGGTTGCCTTAGCATATCCGAAAGACAAGCATCACGAATTGGCGAAACAACGTCTTGCCGAATTATCGGCGCAAAATGAGCGGATGATTACGACCTGTGCGGTGATGACGGAAACCTGTCATTTACTGCTGGCAAGAGCCGGGATTTCCGCACAACAGAAGTTTATTGAAAAGTATCGGCAGGGCGTGTTTTCCGTTTTCGAGTTGAATACGGAACATTCAGAGCGGATTGCCGAACTGATGCAAAAATACGCTGATCTGCCAATGGATCTGGCTGATGCGTCGCTGGTGGTTTTGGCGGAATATCTTGGGCATGGACGTATTTTATCAACGGATCAACGCGACTTTCATACCTATCACTTGAATCCAGGCCATTTGAGAATCTGCTGTTGA
- a CDS encoding nucleotidyltransferase domain-containing protein, producing MARTTRYCADGLIYTILHGSRVRNESRQDSDRDFLIIADHPLDREIITKLKDGLYDIELENDEVVSSIIRSRQEWSSPEYDVLLFKKAVEREGIES from the coding sequence CTGGCAAGAACAACAAGGTATTGCGCAGACGGGTTAATATACACGATTCTGCACGGTTCCCGTGTCCGCAATGAATCCCGGCAGGATTCTGACCGGGATTTTCTGATCATCGCTGATCATCCGTTGGACAGAGAGATCATAACAAAGCTGAAGGATGGGCTGTATGATATAGAACTGGAAAATGATGAGGTGGTGAGCAGTATTATACGGAGCAGGCAGGAGTGGTCTTCGCCTGAATACGATGTGTTGCTGTTCAAAAAGGCGGTGGAGAGAGAGGGTATAGAGTCATGA
- a CDS encoding type II toxin-antitoxin system VapB family antitoxin → MEQTTRTPDNELVRRCMERTGIKTQEAVIDYALRELLRRENQLEILQLKGRIHWEGNLEEWRQRRDA, encoded by the coding sequence ATGGAACAGACAACAAGAACACCTGATAACGAACTGGTACGCCGCTGCATGGAGCGGACAGGGATTAAAACACAGGAGGCGGTCATTGATTACGCATTGCGTGAGCTGCTCCGACGTGAAAATCAGTTGGAAATCCTGCAATTAAAGGGGCGTATTCATTGGGAAGGCAATCTGGAGGAATGGCGGCAGAGGCGTGACGCATGA
- a CDS encoding PIN domain nuclease — MMVLVDTSVWIDFFSASACRHVDALEQLIINKEDVCFCGVILTEILQGIRNDAEFERTRELLESLIVLPMRHTVFLRSAEIYRSLRKQGITIRKPVDCMIASTAIEYNLPLLHNDRDFNPIEQYCGLKSFLSSEGLQ; from the coding sequence ATGATGGTGTTGGTTGATACCAGTGTCTGGATAGATTTCTTTTCAGCCAGTGCCTGCCGACATGTCGATGCTTTGGAACAACTTATTATCAACAAAGAAGATGTCTGCTTCTGCGGCGTAATTCTGACCGAAATTCTTCAGGGAATCAGAAACGACGCAGAGTTTGAACGCACACGGGAACTCCTGGAAAGTCTGATTGTTCTGCCGATGCGTCACACTGTTTTTCTGCGGTCAGCCGAGATATACCGTTCTCTGCGGAAACAGGGTATCACCATCAGGAAACCGGTTGACTGCATGATTGCATCCACAGCCATTGAATACAACCTGCCTCTCCTTCATAACGACAGAGATTTCAATCCGATTGAGCAGTATTGTGGGCTAAAGAGCTTCCTCTCATCCGAGGGATTGCAGTAA
- a CDS encoding UPF0175 family protein, whose translation MNNIMNTQSISIDFPADILLALNETENELRQRIRLALAVQLYKAQKLTVGKAAQIAGLSRLQFETVLSENEIPISNLTAAEVMDDIAKLK comes from the coding sequence GTGAATAACATAATGAATACCCAGTCAATATCTATAGACTTCCCCGCCGACATCCTCCTCGCCCTGAATGAGACGGAAAACGAACTGCGGCAACGCATTCGCCTTGCTCTGGCTGTTCAGCTGTATAAAGCACAGAAACTGACAGTCGGAAAAGCTGCGCAGATCGCCGGGCTGTCCCGGTTGCAGTTCGAGACCGTTCTGTCGGAAAACGAGATCCCGATATCCAATCTGACAGCCGCCGAGGTTATGGATGACATCGCGAAGCTCAAGTGA
- a CDS encoding DUF3368 domain-containing protein — MTSRSSSEKNGLVIADSGAIFSLAVVDQLEILNALFDDISIPNAVWLEITLDKTTDYYPRIHRFFRDKIKPIKGLNTLTPLMDYGESECMLLYKESAADFLLIDGRKARAIAENFGINCIGTLGILSVARDKNLIPALKPLFEMLLANKRFYSIKLLNSLLAQHDEDMMT, encoded by the coding sequence ATGACATCGCGAAGCTCAAGTGAGAAAAACGGTCTTGTTATTGCGGATTCCGGCGCAATATTCTCACTGGCCGTTGTTGATCAGCTGGAGATACTCAATGCGTTGTTTGATGACATCTCTATTCCCAATGCCGTCTGGCTGGAGATCACTCTTGACAAAACAACCGATTACTATCCGCGAATCCACCGTTTTTTCCGCGATAAAATCAAACCGATCAAAGGACTGAACACCCTGACTCCTCTGATGGATTACGGTGAATCGGAATGTATGCTCCTCTACAAAGAATCAGCAGCCGATTTCCTGCTAATCGATGGCAGAAAAGCCCGTGCAATTGCAGAAAATTTCGGAATAAACTGCATCGGTACGCTGGGAATATTATCCGTTGCCCGCGATAAAAATCTTATCCCTGCTCTCAAGCCGCTTTTTGAAATGCTGTTGGCAAACAAACGCTTTTATTCCATCAAATTGCTCAACTCTCTTTTAGCGCAGCATGATGAAGATATGATGACGTGA
- a CDS encoding type II toxin-antitoxin system RelE/ParE family toxin, with product MDYNIPMNTVVELPEFIRRAEKLLRNPERENLIRYLAANPEAGVLLQGTGGIRKLRWKCEGAGKSGGVRVIYYFHSEQYPLFLLTLFGKSEKANISKAERNMLAKLTEELLATYGSKQRGGVR from the coding sequence ATGGATTACAATATCCCTATGAATACAGTAGTCGAACTCCCGGAATTCATCCGACGTGCGGAAAAATTACTGCGTAACCCGGAGCGGGAAAATTTGATCCGATATCTTGCAGCCAATCCGGAGGCGGGTGTACTCCTGCAGGGTACAGGCGGCATTCGGAAACTGCGCTGGAAATGCGAAGGCGCGGGAAAAAGCGGCGGTGTCCGGGTTATCTACTATTTTCACAGTGAGCAATATCCGTTGTTTCTGCTGACCTTGTTCGGAAAATCGGAAAAGGCAAACATCAGCAAAGCGGAGCGGAATATGCTGGCCAAATTAACTGAAGAACTGCTGGCAACATATGGAAGTAAACAAAGAGGGGGCGTGAGATGA
- a CDS encoding helix-turn-helix domain-containing protein, with the protein MSSAFESIQQGLRESIDFAKGKPIKAVAHEVTQPDVKAVRQHIGMTQAEFASAFGISLGTLRHWERGDRTPRGPARVLLNVVAKEPKAVLRALSGHRN; encoded by the coding sequence ATGAGCAGCGCATTTGAGAGTATTCAACAGGGACTACGTGAATCTATTGATTTCGCGAAAGGAAAACCGATAAAGGCTGTTGCGCATGAGGTTACACAGCCGGACGTGAAGGCGGTTCGTCAGCATATAGGAATGACCCAGGCGGAATTCGCTTCCGCATTCGGTATCAGTTTGGGGACACTGCGCCACTGGGAACGGGGCGACCGCACCCCGCGAGGTCCGGCACGTGTACTGCTGAATGTTGTGGCAAAGGAACCGAAAGCTGTGTTGCGGGCGTTGTCAGGTCACAGAAACTAA